A genomic stretch from Kogia breviceps isolate mKogBre1 chromosome 1, mKogBre1 haplotype 1, whole genome shotgun sequence includes:
- the PSRC1 gene encoding proline/serine-rich coiled-coil protein 1 isoform X9: MEDLEEDVKFIADETLDFGGLSPSDSREEEDTAVSVTPEKPLRRGLSHRSDPNAVAPAPQSLRLSLGPLSPEKLEEILSEANRLAAHLEQCALQERENTREGPGPPRVKPSPRRETFVLKDSPVRDLLPTVSSLARSTPSPSSLTPRLRSSDRKVSVRALRATSGKRPSSMKRESPTCNLFPASKSPASSPLARSTPPVRGKAGPSGRATSSPPTPVRPVLAPQPSTSSSQRLSRPQGAAAKPSSRLPVPSAIPRPATRMPLTSRSVPSSKGALPPDSLPARKGLPRPSATGHRVPVSQRPNLPVPGAGRSNLQPPRKVAVPGPTRELGGEGEKEEQGPGPSKKRANSKKGIKIEHVSEAIAGQWGLSGLRGGRVDPGTQTGDLGWRQHGATGPAPSVLFLPVPPTQ, encoded by the exons ATGGAAGATTTAGAAGAAG ATGTAAAGTTTATAGCAGATGAGACCTTGGACTTTGGGGGGCTGTCACCATCTGACAG tcGAGAGGAAGAAGATACAGCAGTGTCGGTGACTCCGGAGAAACCCCTCCGACGAGGTCTCTCCCATCGAAGTGACCCAAATGCCGTGGCCCCCGCCCCCCAGAGTCTGAGGCTCAGCTTAGGCCCCCTCAGCCCAGAGAAGCTGGAAGAAATCCTCAGTGAAGCCAACCGGCTGGCAGCTCATCTGGAACAGTGTGCCCTGCAGGAGCGGGAGAACACCCGTGAGGGCCCGGGGCCTCCAAGGGTGAAGCCCAGCCCTCGGCGGGAGACCTTTGTGCTCAAGGACAGTCCTGTCCGAGACCTGCTGCCCACCGTGAGCTCTTTGGCTCGGAGCACCCCCTCCCCAAGCAGCCTGACACCCCGACTCCGGAGCAGCGATAGGAAGGTGTCAGTCAGGGCTCTTCGAGCAACATCTGGAAAGAGGCCCTCCAGCATGAAGAGG GAGTCGCCCACTTGCAATCTGTTCCCTGCATCCAAAAGCCCAGCATCTTCTCCTCTTGCCCGATCAACTCCTCCAGTCCGGGGGAAAGCCGGGCCCAGTGGGAGAGCAACATCAA GCCCACCTACCCCTGTCAGACCAGTCTTGGCTCCACAGCCTTCTACCAGCAGCTCTCAGCGCCTGTCTCGGCCACAGGGAGCAGCTGCTAAACCTTCCAGTCGACTGCCTGTTCCATCGGCCATTCCCAGGCCTGCCACCAGGATGCCACTCACCAGCCGGAGTGTACCATCCAGCAAAGGTGCCCTTCCTCCAGATTCCCTGCCAGCTCGGAAAGGACTTCCAAGACCAAGTGCCACAGGGCACAGAG TTCCTGTTTCTCAGCGACCAAATCTTCCCGTCCCTGGTGCTGGTCGCAGCAATCTGCAGCCCCCCAGAAAAGTTGCAGTCCCAGGACCTACCAG GGAGCTGGGTGGTGAGGGGGAAAAAGAGGAACAGGGACCTGGTCCTTCGAAGAAGAGAGCCAATTCCAAGAAGGGGATAAAAATAGAACATGTCTCAGAGGCCATAGCAGGTCAGTGGGGTTTGTCTGGTCTCAGAGGAGGGCGAGTGGACCCTGGAACCCAGACTGGAGACCTGGGCTGGAGACAGCATGGGGCAACCGGGCCAGCCCCGTCTGTCCtcttcctccctgtcccacccacaCAATAG
- the PSRC1 gene encoding proline/serine-rich coiled-coil protein 1 isoform X3 — translation MDPFLEQLSTRPPPADFRPATPPPHRPTRAEDAGLHQSLSACAPGSKLTFAPAGWNMEDLEEDVKFIADETLDFGGLSPSDSREEEDTAVSVTPEKPLRRGLSHRSDPNAVAPAPQSLRLSLGPLSPEKLEEILSEANRLAAHLEQCALQERENTREGPGPPRVKPSPRRETFVLKDSPVRDLLPTVSSLARSTPSPSSLTPRLRSSDRKVSVRALRATSGKRPSSMKRESPTCNLFPASKSPASSPLARSTPPVRGKAGPSGRATSSPPTPVRPVLAPQPSTSSSQRLSRPQGAAAKPSSRLPVPSAIPRPATRMPLTSRSVPSSKGALPPDSLPARKGLPRPSATGHRATKSSRPWCWSQQSAAPQKSCSPRTYQVKRSGQQARIQ, via the exons ATGGACCCTTTCTTGGAACAGCTCTCCACTCGGCCCCCACCTGCGGACTTCCGGCCGGCTACCCCTCCACCGCACCGCCCCACAAGGGCGGAGGATGCTGGCCTTCACCAATCATTGAGCGCGTGTG CTCCGGGGTCTAAGCTGACTTTTGCTCCTGCTGGCTGGAACATGGAAGATTTAGAAGAAG ATGTAAAGTTTATAGCAGATGAGACCTTGGACTTTGGGGGGCTGTCACCATCTGACAG tcGAGAGGAAGAAGATACAGCAGTGTCGGTGACTCCGGAGAAACCCCTCCGACGAGGTCTCTCCCATCGAAGTGACCCAAATGCCGTGGCCCCCGCCCCCCAGAGTCTGAGGCTCAGCTTAGGCCCCCTCAGCCCAGAGAAGCTGGAAGAAATCCTCAGTGAAGCCAACCGGCTGGCAGCTCATCTGGAACAGTGTGCCCTGCAGGAGCGGGAGAACACCCGTGAGGGCCCGGGGCCTCCAAGGGTGAAGCCCAGCCCTCGGCGGGAGACCTTTGTGCTCAAGGACAGTCCTGTCCGAGACCTGCTGCCCACCGTGAGCTCTTTGGCTCGGAGCACCCCCTCCCCAAGCAGCCTGACACCCCGACTCCGGAGCAGCGATAGGAAGGTGTCAGTCAGGGCTCTTCGAGCAACATCTGGAAAGAGGCCCTCCAGCATGAAGAGG GAGTCGCCCACTTGCAATCTGTTCCCTGCATCCAAAAGCCCAGCATCTTCTCCTCTTGCCCGATCAACTCCTCCAGTCCGGGGGAAAGCCGGGCCCAGTGGGAGAGCAACATCAA GCCCACCTACCCCTGTCAGACCAGTCTTGGCTCCACAGCCTTCTACCAGCAGCTCTCAGCGCCTGTCTCGGCCACAGGGAGCAGCTGCTAAACCTTCCAGTCGACTGCCTGTTCCATCGGCCATTCCCAGGCCTGCCACCAGGATGCCACTCACCAGCCGGAGTGTACCATCCAGCAAAGGTGCCCTTCCTCCAGATTCCCTGCCAGCTCGGAAAGGACTTCCAAGACCAAGTGCCACAGGGCACAGAG CGACCAAATCTTCCCGTCCCTGGTGCTGGTCGCAGCAATCTGCAGCCCCCCAGAAAAGTTGCAGTCCCAGGACCTACCAG GTAAAGAGATCAGGACAGCAAGCAAGAATTCAGTAG
- the PSRC1 gene encoding proline/serine-rich coiled-coil protein 1 isoform X5: MGASVGTCPGAPGSKLTFAPAGWNMEDLEEDVKFIADETLDFGGLSPSDSREEEDTAVSVTPEKPLRRGLSHRSDPNAVAPAPQSLRLSLGPLSPEKLEEILSEANRLAAHLEQCALQERENTREGPGPPRVKPSPRRETFVLKDSPVRDLLPTVSSLARSTPSPSSLTPRLRSSDRKVSVRALRATSGKRPSSMKRESPTCNLFPASKSPASSPLARSTPPVRGKAGPSGRATSSPPTPVRPVLAPQPSTSSSQRLSRPQGAAAKPSSRLPVPSAIPRPATRMPLTSRSVPSSKGALPPDSLPARKGLPRPSATGHRATKSSRPWCWSQQSAAPQKSCSPRTYQVKRSGQQARIQ; encoded by the exons ATGGGTGCATCTGTCGGCACTTGCCCCGGAG CTCCGGGGTCTAAGCTGACTTTTGCTCCTGCTGGCTGGAACATGGAAGATTTAGAAGAAG ATGTAAAGTTTATAGCAGATGAGACCTTGGACTTTGGGGGGCTGTCACCATCTGACAG tcGAGAGGAAGAAGATACAGCAGTGTCGGTGACTCCGGAGAAACCCCTCCGACGAGGTCTCTCCCATCGAAGTGACCCAAATGCCGTGGCCCCCGCCCCCCAGAGTCTGAGGCTCAGCTTAGGCCCCCTCAGCCCAGAGAAGCTGGAAGAAATCCTCAGTGAAGCCAACCGGCTGGCAGCTCATCTGGAACAGTGTGCCCTGCAGGAGCGGGAGAACACCCGTGAGGGCCCGGGGCCTCCAAGGGTGAAGCCCAGCCCTCGGCGGGAGACCTTTGTGCTCAAGGACAGTCCTGTCCGAGACCTGCTGCCCACCGTGAGCTCTTTGGCTCGGAGCACCCCCTCCCCAAGCAGCCTGACACCCCGACTCCGGAGCAGCGATAGGAAGGTGTCAGTCAGGGCTCTTCGAGCAACATCTGGAAAGAGGCCCTCCAGCATGAAGAGG GAGTCGCCCACTTGCAATCTGTTCCCTGCATCCAAAAGCCCAGCATCTTCTCCTCTTGCCCGATCAACTCCTCCAGTCCGGGGGAAAGCCGGGCCCAGTGGGAGAGCAACATCAA GCCCACCTACCCCTGTCAGACCAGTCTTGGCTCCACAGCCTTCTACCAGCAGCTCTCAGCGCCTGTCTCGGCCACAGGGAGCAGCTGCTAAACCTTCCAGTCGACTGCCTGTTCCATCGGCCATTCCCAGGCCTGCCACCAGGATGCCACTCACCAGCCGGAGTGTACCATCCAGCAAAGGTGCCCTTCCTCCAGATTCCCTGCCAGCTCGGAAAGGACTTCCAAGACCAAGTGCCACAGGGCACAGAG CGACCAAATCTTCCCGTCCCTGGTGCTGGTCGCAGCAATCTGCAGCCCCCCAGAAAAGTTGCAGTCCCAGGACCTACCAG GTAAAGAGATCAGGACAGCAAGCAAGAATTCAGTAG
- the PSRC1 gene encoding proline/serine-rich coiled-coil protein 1 isoform X10 — MDPFLEQLSTRPPPADFRPATPPPHRPTRAEDAGLHQSLSACAPGSKLTFAPAGWNMEDLEEDVKFIADETLDFGGLSPSDSREEEDTAVSVTPEKPLRRGLSHRSDPNAVAPAPQSLRLSLGPLSPEKLEEILSEANRLAAHLEQCALQERENTREGPGPPRVKPSPRRETFVLKDSPVRDLLPTVSSLARSTPSPSSLTPRLRSSDRKVSVRALRATSGKRPSSMKRESPTCNLFPASKSPASSPLARSTPPVRGKAGPSGRATSSEKTWAAKLWACHQDATHQPECTIQQRCPSSRFPASSERTSKTKCHRAQSSCFSATKSSRPWCWSQQSAAPQKSCSPRTYQVKRSGQQARIQ; from the exons ATGGACCCTTTCTTGGAACAGCTCTCCACTCGGCCCCCACCTGCGGACTTCCGGCCGGCTACCCCTCCACCGCACCGCCCCACAAGGGCGGAGGATGCTGGCCTTCACCAATCATTGAGCGCGTGTG CTCCGGGGTCTAAGCTGACTTTTGCTCCTGCTGGCTGGAACATGGAAGATTTAGAAGAAG ATGTAAAGTTTATAGCAGATGAGACCTTGGACTTTGGGGGGCTGTCACCATCTGACAG tcGAGAGGAAGAAGATACAGCAGTGTCGGTGACTCCGGAGAAACCCCTCCGACGAGGTCTCTCCCATCGAAGTGACCCAAATGCCGTGGCCCCCGCCCCCCAGAGTCTGAGGCTCAGCTTAGGCCCCCTCAGCCCAGAGAAGCTGGAAGAAATCCTCAGTGAAGCCAACCGGCTGGCAGCTCATCTGGAACAGTGTGCCCTGCAGGAGCGGGAGAACACCCGTGAGGGCCCGGGGCCTCCAAGGGTGAAGCCCAGCCCTCGGCGGGAGACCTTTGTGCTCAAGGACAGTCCTGTCCGAGACCTGCTGCCCACCGTGAGCTCTTTGGCTCGGAGCACCCCCTCCCCAAGCAGCCTGACACCCCGACTCCGGAGCAGCGATAGGAAGGTGTCAGTCAGGGCTCTTCGAGCAACATCTGGAAAGAGGCCCTCCAGCATGAAGAGG GAGTCGCCCACTTGCAATCTGTTCCCTGCATCCAAAAGCCCAGCATCTTCTCCTCTTGCCCGATCAACTCCTCCAGTCCGGGGGAAAGCCGGGCCCAGTGGGAGAGCAACATCAAGTGAGAAGACCTGGGCAGCAAAGCTGTGG GCCTGCCACCAGGATGCCACTCACCAGCCGGAGTGTACCATCCAGCAAAGGTGCCCTTCCTCCAGATTCCCTGCCAGCTCGGAAAGGACTTCCAAGACCAAGTGCCACAGGGCACAGAG TTCCTGTTTCTCAGCGACCAAATCTTCCCGTCCCTGGTGCTGGTCGCAGCAATCTGCAGCCCCCCAGAAAAGTTGCAGTCCCAGGACCTACCAG GTAAAGAGATCAGGACAGCAAGCAAGAATTCAGTAG
- the PSRC1 gene encoding proline/serine-rich coiled-coil protein 1 isoform X7 yields the protein MEDLEEDVKFIADETLDFGGLSPSDSREEEDTAVSVTPEKPLRRGLSHRSDPNAVAPAPQSLRLSLGPLSPEKLEEILSEANRLAAHLEQCALQERENTREGPGPPRVKPSPRRETFVLKDSPVRDLLPTVSSLARSTPSPSSLTPRLRSSDRKVSVRALRATSGKRPSSMKRESPTCNLFPASKSPASSPLARSTPPVRGKAGPSGRATSSPPTPVRPVLAPQPSTSSSQRLSRPQGAAAKPSSRLPVPSAIPRPATRMPLTSRSVPSSKGALPPDSLPARKGLPRPSATGHRATKSSRPWCWSQQSAAPQKSCSPRTYQVKRSGQQARIQ from the exons ATGGAAGATTTAGAAGAAG ATGTAAAGTTTATAGCAGATGAGACCTTGGACTTTGGGGGGCTGTCACCATCTGACAG tcGAGAGGAAGAAGATACAGCAGTGTCGGTGACTCCGGAGAAACCCCTCCGACGAGGTCTCTCCCATCGAAGTGACCCAAATGCCGTGGCCCCCGCCCCCCAGAGTCTGAGGCTCAGCTTAGGCCCCCTCAGCCCAGAGAAGCTGGAAGAAATCCTCAGTGAAGCCAACCGGCTGGCAGCTCATCTGGAACAGTGTGCCCTGCAGGAGCGGGAGAACACCCGTGAGGGCCCGGGGCCTCCAAGGGTGAAGCCCAGCCCTCGGCGGGAGACCTTTGTGCTCAAGGACAGTCCTGTCCGAGACCTGCTGCCCACCGTGAGCTCTTTGGCTCGGAGCACCCCCTCCCCAAGCAGCCTGACACCCCGACTCCGGAGCAGCGATAGGAAGGTGTCAGTCAGGGCTCTTCGAGCAACATCTGGAAAGAGGCCCTCCAGCATGAAGAGG GAGTCGCCCACTTGCAATCTGTTCCCTGCATCCAAAAGCCCAGCATCTTCTCCTCTTGCCCGATCAACTCCTCCAGTCCGGGGGAAAGCCGGGCCCAGTGGGAGAGCAACATCAA GCCCACCTACCCCTGTCAGACCAGTCTTGGCTCCACAGCCTTCTACCAGCAGCTCTCAGCGCCTGTCTCGGCCACAGGGAGCAGCTGCTAAACCTTCCAGTCGACTGCCTGTTCCATCGGCCATTCCCAGGCCTGCCACCAGGATGCCACTCACCAGCCGGAGTGTACCATCCAGCAAAGGTGCCCTTCCTCCAGATTCCCTGCCAGCTCGGAAAGGACTTCCAAGACCAAGTGCCACAGGGCACAGAG CGACCAAATCTTCCCGTCCCTGGTGCTGGTCGCAGCAATCTGCAGCCCCCCAGAAAAGTTGCAGTCCCAGGACCTACCAG GTAAAGAGATCAGGACAGCAAGCAAGAATTCAGTAG
- the PSRC1 gene encoding proline/serine-rich coiled-coil protein 1 isoform X4: MDPFLEQLSTRPPPADFRPATPPPHRPTRAEDAGLHQSLSACAPGSKLTFAPAGWNMEDLEEDVKFIADETLDFGGLSPSDSREEEDTAVSVTPEKPLRRGLSHRSDPNAVAPAPQSLRLSLGPLSPEKLEEILSEANRLAAHLEQCALQERENTREGPGPPRVKPSPRRETFVLKDSPVRDLLPTVSSLARSTPSPSSLTPRLRSSDRKVSVRALRATSGKRPSSMKRESPTCNLFPASKSPASSPLARSTPPVRGKAGPSGRATSSPPTPVRPVLAPQPSTSSSQRLSRPQGAAAKPSSRLPVPSAIPRPATRMPLTSRSVPSSKGALPPDSLPARKGLPRPSATGHRVPVSQRPNLPVPGAGRSNLQPPRKVAVPGPTR; this comes from the exons ATGGACCCTTTCTTGGAACAGCTCTCCACTCGGCCCCCACCTGCGGACTTCCGGCCGGCTACCCCTCCACCGCACCGCCCCACAAGGGCGGAGGATGCTGGCCTTCACCAATCATTGAGCGCGTGTG CTCCGGGGTCTAAGCTGACTTTTGCTCCTGCTGGCTGGAACATGGAAGATTTAGAAGAAG ATGTAAAGTTTATAGCAGATGAGACCTTGGACTTTGGGGGGCTGTCACCATCTGACAG tcGAGAGGAAGAAGATACAGCAGTGTCGGTGACTCCGGAGAAACCCCTCCGACGAGGTCTCTCCCATCGAAGTGACCCAAATGCCGTGGCCCCCGCCCCCCAGAGTCTGAGGCTCAGCTTAGGCCCCCTCAGCCCAGAGAAGCTGGAAGAAATCCTCAGTGAAGCCAACCGGCTGGCAGCTCATCTGGAACAGTGTGCCCTGCAGGAGCGGGAGAACACCCGTGAGGGCCCGGGGCCTCCAAGGGTGAAGCCCAGCCCTCGGCGGGAGACCTTTGTGCTCAAGGACAGTCCTGTCCGAGACCTGCTGCCCACCGTGAGCTCTTTGGCTCGGAGCACCCCCTCCCCAAGCAGCCTGACACCCCGACTCCGGAGCAGCGATAGGAAGGTGTCAGTCAGGGCTCTTCGAGCAACATCTGGAAAGAGGCCCTCCAGCATGAAGAGG GAGTCGCCCACTTGCAATCTGTTCCCTGCATCCAAAAGCCCAGCATCTTCTCCTCTTGCCCGATCAACTCCTCCAGTCCGGGGGAAAGCCGGGCCCAGTGGGAGAGCAACATCAA GCCCACCTACCCCTGTCAGACCAGTCTTGGCTCCACAGCCTTCTACCAGCAGCTCTCAGCGCCTGTCTCGGCCACAGGGAGCAGCTGCTAAACCTTCCAGTCGACTGCCTGTTCCATCGGCCATTCCCAGGCCTGCCACCAGGATGCCACTCACCAGCCGGAGTGTACCATCCAGCAAAGGTGCCCTTCCTCCAGATTCCCTGCCAGCTCGGAAAGGACTTCCAAGACCAAGTGCCACAGGGCACAGAG TTCCTGTTTCTCAGCGACCAAATCTTCCCGTCCCTGGTGCTGGTCGCAGCAATCTGCAGCCCCCCAGAAAAGTTGCAGTCCCAGGACCTACCAG GTAA
- the PSRC1 gene encoding proline/serine-rich coiled-coil protein 1 isoform X1, which translates to MDPFLEQLSTRPPPADFRPATPPPHRPTRAEDAGLHQSLSACGRSGWGLRDSKGAPPPRSGFPGLGCGRKTPSAVAPGSKLTFAPAGWNMEDLEEDVKFIADETLDFGGLSPSDSREEEDTAVSVTPEKPLRRGLSHRSDPNAVAPAPQSLRLSLGPLSPEKLEEILSEANRLAAHLEQCALQERENTREGPGPPRVKPSPRRETFVLKDSPVRDLLPTVSSLARSTPSPSSLTPRLRSSDRKVSVRALRATSGKRPSSMKRESPTCNLFPASKSPASSPLARSTPPVRGKAGPSGRATSSPPTPVRPVLAPQPSTSSSQRLSRPQGAAAKPSSRLPVPSAIPRPATRMPLTSRSVPSSKGALPPDSLPARKGLPRPSATGHRVPVSQRPNLPVPGAGRSNLQPPRKVAVPGPTR; encoded by the exons ATGGACCCTTTCTTGGAACAGCTCTCCACTCGGCCCCCACCTGCGGACTTCCGGCCGGCTACCCCTCCACCGCACCGCCCCACAAGGGCGGAGGATGCTGGCCTTCACCAATCATTGAGCGCGTGTGGTAGgagtgggtggggcctgagagatTCGAAAGGAGCCCCGCCCCCTCGGAGCGGGTTCCCAGGGCTAGGTTGTGGGAGGAAAACACCTTCCGCGGTAG CTCCGGGGTCTAAGCTGACTTTTGCTCCTGCTGGCTGGAACATGGAAGATTTAGAAGAAG ATGTAAAGTTTATAGCAGATGAGACCTTGGACTTTGGGGGGCTGTCACCATCTGACAG tcGAGAGGAAGAAGATACAGCAGTGTCGGTGACTCCGGAGAAACCCCTCCGACGAGGTCTCTCCCATCGAAGTGACCCAAATGCCGTGGCCCCCGCCCCCCAGAGTCTGAGGCTCAGCTTAGGCCCCCTCAGCCCAGAGAAGCTGGAAGAAATCCTCAGTGAAGCCAACCGGCTGGCAGCTCATCTGGAACAGTGTGCCCTGCAGGAGCGGGAGAACACCCGTGAGGGCCCGGGGCCTCCAAGGGTGAAGCCCAGCCCTCGGCGGGAGACCTTTGTGCTCAAGGACAGTCCTGTCCGAGACCTGCTGCCCACCGTGAGCTCTTTGGCTCGGAGCACCCCCTCCCCAAGCAGCCTGACACCCCGACTCCGGAGCAGCGATAGGAAGGTGTCAGTCAGGGCTCTTCGAGCAACATCTGGAAAGAGGCCCTCCAGCATGAAGAGG GAGTCGCCCACTTGCAATCTGTTCCCTGCATCCAAAAGCCCAGCATCTTCTCCTCTTGCCCGATCAACTCCTCCAGTCCGGGGGAAAGCCGGGCCCAGTGGGAGAGCAACATCAA GCCCACCTACCCCTGTCAGACCAGTCTTGGCTCCACAGCCTTCTACCAGCAGCTCTCAGCGCCTGTCTCGGCCACAGGGAGCAGCTGCTAAACCTTCCAGTCGACTGCCTGTTCCATCGGCCATTCCCAGGCCTGCCACCAGGATGCCACTCACCAGCCGGAGTGTACCATCCAGCAAAGGTGCCCTTCCTCCAGATTCCCTGCCAGCTCGGAAAGGACTTCCAAGACCAAGTGCCACAGGGCACAGAG TTCCTGTTTCTCAGCGACCAAATCTTCCCGTCCCTGGTGCTGGTCGCAGCAATCTGCAGCCCCCCAGAAAAGTTGCAGTCCCAGGACCTACCAG GTAA
- the PSRC1 gene encoding proline/serine-rich coiled-coil protein 1 isoform X8, whose product MEDLEEDVKFIADETLDFGGLSPSDSREEEDTAVSVTPEKPLRRGLSHRSDPNAVAPAPQSLRLSLGPLSPEKLEEILSEANRLAAHLEQCALQERENTREGPGPPRVKPSPRRETFVLKDSPVRDLLPTVSSLARSTPSPSSLTPRLRSSDRKVSVRALRATSGKRPSSMKRESPTCNLFPASKSPASSPLARSTPPVRGKAGPSGRATSSPPTPVRPVLAPQPSTSSSQRLSRPQGAAAKPSSRLPVPSAIPRPATRMPLTSRSVPSSKGALPPDSLPARKGLPRPSATGHRVPVSQRPNLPVPGAGRSNLQPPRKVAVPGPTR is encoded by the exons ATGGAAGATTTAGAAGAAG ATGTAAAGTTTATAGCAGATGAGACCTTGGACTTTGGGGGGCTGTCACCATCTGACAG tcGAGAGGAAGAAGATACAGCAGTGTCGGTGACTCCGGAGAAACCCCTCCGACGAGGTCTCTCCCATCGAAGTGACCCAAATGCCGTGGCCCCCGCCCCCCAGAGTCTGAGGCTCAGCTTAGGCCCCCTCAGCCCAGAGAAGCTGGAAGAAATCCTCAGTGAAGCCAACCGGCTGGCAGCTCATCTGGAACAGTGTGCCCTGCAGGAGCGGGAGAACACCCGTGAGGGCCCGGGGCCTCCAAGGGTGAAGCCCAGCCCTCGGCGGGAGACCTTTGTGCTCAAGGACAGTCCTGTCCGAGACCTGCTGCCCACCGTGAGCTCTTTGGCTCGGAGCACCCCCTCCCCAAGCAGCCTGACACCCCGACTCCGGAGCAGCGATAGGAAGGTGTCAGTCAGGGCTCTTCGAGCAACATCTGGAAAGAGGCCCTCCAGCATGAAGAGG GAGTCGCCCACTTGCAATCTGTTCCCTGCATCCAAAAGCCCAGCATCTTCTCCTCTTGCCCGATCAACTCCTCCAGTCCGGGGGAAAGCCGGGCCCAGTGGGAGAGCAACATCAA GCCCACCTACCCCTGTCAGACCAGTCTTGGCTCCACAGCCTTCTACCAGCAGCTCTCAGCGCCTGTCTCGGCCACAGGGAGCAGCTGCTAAACCTTCCAGTCGACTGCCTGTTCCATCGGCCATTCCCAGGCCTGCCACCAGGATGCCACTCACCAGCCGGAGTGTACCATCCAGCAAAGGTGCCCTTCCTCCAGATTCCCTGCCAGCTCGGAAAGGACTTCCAAGACCAAGTGCCACAGGGCACAGAG TTCCTGTTTCTCAGCGACCAAATCTTCCCGTCCCTGGTGCTGGTCGCAGCAATCTGCAGCCCCCCAGAAAAGTTGCAGTCCCAGGACCTACCAG GTAA
- the PSRC1 gene encoding proline/serine-rich coiled-coil protein 1 isoform X6, with protein MGASVGTCPGAPGSKLTFAPAGWNMEDLEEDVKFIADETLDFGGLSPSDSREEEDTAVSVTPEKPLRRGLSHRSDPNAVAPAPQSLRLSLGPLSPEKLEEILSEANRLAAHLEQCALQERENTREGPGPPRVKPSPRRETFVLKDSPVRDLLPTVSSLARSTPSPSSLTPRLRSSDRKVSVRALRATSGKRPSSMKRESPTCNLFPASKSPASSPLARSTPPVRGKAGPSGRATSSPPTPVRPVLAPQPSTSSSQRLSRPQGAAAKPSSRLPVPSAIPRPATRMPLTSRSVPSSKGALPPDSLPARKGLPRPSATGHRVPVSQRPNLPVPGAGRSNLQPPRKVAVPGPTR; from the exons ATGGGTGCATCTGTCGGCACTTGCCCCGGAG CTCCGGGGTCTAAGCTGACTTTTGCTCCTGCTGGCTGGAACATGGAAGATTTAGAAGAAG ATGTAAAGTTTATAGCAGATGAGACCTTGGACTTTGGGGGGCTGTCACCATCTGACAG tcGAGAGGAAGAAGATACAGCAGTGTCGGTGACTCCGGAGAAACCCCTCCGACGAGGTCTCTCCCATCGAAGTGACCCAAATGCCGTGGCCCCCGCCCCCCAGAGTCTGAGGCTCAGCTTAGGCCCCCTCAGCCCAGAGAAGCTGGAAGAAATCCTCAGTGAAGCCAACCGGCTGGCAGCTCATCTGGAACAGTGTGCCCTGCAGGAGCGGGAGAACACCCGTGAGGGCCCGGGGCCTCCAAGGGTGAAGCCCAGCCCTCGGCGGGAGACCTTTGTGCTCAAGGACAGTCCTGTCCGAGACCTGCTGCCCACCGTGAGCTCTTTGGCTCGGAGCACCCCCTCCCCAAGCAGCCTGACACCCCGACTCCGGAGCAGCGATAGGAAGGTGTCAGTCAGGGCTCTTCGAGCAACATCTGGAAAGAGGCCCTCCAGCATGAAGAGG GAGTCGCCCACTTGCAATCTGTTCCCTGCATCCAAAAGCCCAGCATCTTCTCCTCTTGCCCGATCAACTCCTCCAGTCCGGGGGAAAGCCGGGCCCAGTGGGAGAGCAACATCAA GCCCACCTACCCCTGTCAGACCAGTCTTGGCTCCACAGCCTTCTACCAGCAGCTCTCAGCGCCTGTCTCGGCCACAGGGAGCAGCTGCTAAACCTTCCAGTCGACTGCCTGTTCCATCGGCCATTCCCAGGCCTGCCACCAGGATGCCACTCACCAGCCGGAGTGTACCATCCAGCAAAGGTGCCCTTCCTCCAGATTCCCTGCCAGCTCGGAAAGGACTTCCAAGACCAAGTGCCACAGGGCACAGAG TTCCTGTTTCTCAGCGACCAAATCTTCCCGTCCCTGGTGCTGGTCGCAGCAATCTGCAGCCCCCCAGAAAAGTTGCAGTCCCAGGACCTACCAG GTAA